Proteins encoded together in one Coffea arabica cultivar ET-39 chromosome 2c, Coffea Arabica ET-39 HiFi, whole genome shotgun sequence window:
- the LOC140035655 gene encoding uncharacterized protein — translation MAAVAAPSPPGGGPSVSSSPTFQKKSFSALFERRESPDQVQATLTTHRGKPAVVFSASNIAAVASPFRYTLVGKFSKGRPPLSELRKFFSTLDLKDTVSVGLLDSRHVLLKFLSEADFLRVWGQSLWYVDGCPMRVFKWTSKFHVDRESSLVPVWVRLPKLPIHLFAKPCLFHLVSCLGKPLFVDAATSSFSWPNVAYVCVEIDLLKTIPSRVWVDMGDGDGFWQALIPENLSKYCSHCYRQGHGEDQCRMKHPALRVSKPHEDQSGALQAKGKGQVEGQQLGLVSTATPPSAVGGTHLPAHGQHPGSVAALVEKGIESAADAIIYALVDRVVDEPEEELFETAYDRELALEEQAMGAGTNKRASSKGEEPGQMGAEIMEAEVVGMQQHTDRFSPRGEGRMGLEYGAGMEVLNLEDGSLSFEKMQLIVDLDDTQGRLADTLHLDSVADAEVAGVHPSRGEGQWDMAQSKHRGVRARFPSDRTLCSMQGREMLWAGLLSDKPTETPWFLEGDFNVIAQEEEKRGGVPFRLNEGLELARFMVEAGALQMDSSFLVQHLARDPSDHSPLLMIASSRLDHKPKPFRFLNVWITKTGLLDVIRDAWSGECGGALLGILASKLRAVKHALKGWSRETFGDIFKAVKEAERVVREAEVAQEQDSSDSVQCDLNGDRNSKYFHAVVVERRSRAIIYRIRGSDGFWVESKDLIGREAASFFQGLFTAESSPSTYEFLNTIPKLVTDQDNSELIEPPTLAEVKKVVFSMDRESAAGLYGGVFHICLGCGCGGCLQGGFKFLLGAELPRSITATNIVLIPKVQCLQDFTQYRPISVCNFINKVISRILLDRLAPILPRLISSQQSGFVKGRQIADNFLLAQELVTDIGKPSRGGNVVVKLDMMKSYDRVSWFFLLQVMRRFGFSETWIDAIWRLVSNVGFSILINGTPQGFFRSTRGLRQGDPLSPALFVLGAEGLSRALTALVEQRQFHPFKVPIGCPIITHLAFADDVVIFTSGLKSSLRLVVRVLEDYCEVSGQKINKQKSAFLVHPRISLHRCSIIRQLTGFQKRSFPIRYLGCPLYTGRRKKEYFGEVCKAIVSRILSWKQRILSPGGKVVLLKHVLSSLPIHLLAAASPPKGVLREMEREMPAFLWGSSEFSPRFHWIKWDDLCQPYGEGGLGLRRITEVYQAFSMKLWWAFRQGRSLWASFIVAKYCRGRHPCLAEERVGSSLTWRRMCTVQGVMEENISWIVRSGTMDF, via the exons ATGGCAGCCGTGGCTGCCCCCTCACCTCCTGGTGGGGGGCCGTCGGTCTCCTCCTCCCCAACCTTTCAGAAAAAATCTTTCTCCGCGTTATTTGAGCGTCGTGAGTCGCCTGACCAAGTCCAAGCAACTCTGACAACCCATCGTGGGAAGCCTGCAGTAGTCTTCAGTGCGTCGAACATAGCAGCGGTAGCCTCTCCATTTCGCTACACCTTGGTTGGGAAATTCTCCAAGGGGCGACCTCCATTGTCTGAACTTCGTAAGTTCTTCTCGACTCTTGACTTGAAGGATACGGTATCAGTGGGCTTGTTAGACTCTAGGCAtgtattgctgaaatttcttAGCGAAGCAGACTTCCTACGCGTTTGGGGTCAGAGTTTATGGTATGTAGATGGGTGTCCCATGAGAGTTTTCAAGTGGACATCAAAGTTTCATGTGGATAGAGAGTCGTCCCTTGTTCCTGTCTGGGTTCGTTTGCCCAAATTGCCTATTCATTTGTTTGCTAAGCCATGTCTTTTTCATCTTGTTTCCTGCTTGGGCAAGCCGTTATTCGTTGATGCGGCAACATCCTCTTTTTCTTGGCCGAATGTAGCATATGTATGTGTCGAGATTGATTTGTTGAAGACGATTCCATCGAGGGTGTGGGTGGATATGGGCGATGGGGATGGCTTTTGGCAGGCTCTCATACCTGAGAACCTTTCTAAGTATTGTAGTCATTGCTACCGTCAAGGGCATGGAGAAGATCAATGTCGCATGAAGCACCCTGCCTTGCGTGTGTCAAAGCCACATGAAGACCAG TCAGGTGCGTTGCAGGCGAAGGGAAAGGGGCAGGTGGAAGGGCAGCAACTGGGTCTAGTCTCAACTGCTACGCCACCGTCTGCTGTGGGAGGAACGCACCTGCCGGCACATGGACAGCATCCTGGATCAGTGGCTGCGCTCGTGGAGAAAGGGATCGAGTCTGCTGCTGATGCAATCATCTATGCGCTGGTTGACCGAGTGGTCGACGAACCTGAGGAGGAGCTGTTTGAGACTGCTTATGACAGGGAATTGGCTTTGGAGGAGCAGGCTATGGGTGCTGGAACAAACAAGAGGGCATCGAGCAAAGGGGAAGAGCCAG GGCAAATGGGAGCAGAGATTATGGAGGCGGAAGTAGTTGGAATGCAGCAACATACTGACAGATTCTCTCCTAGGGGGGAGGGTCGAATGGGTCTGGAATATGGGGCAGGAATGGAGGTGTTAAATCTAGAAGATGGCAGCCTTTCCTTTGAGAAGATGCAGCTCATTGTGGACCTTGATGACACCCAAGGAAGGTTAGCCGATACACTGCACCTTGATTCGGTTGCCGACGCCGAAGTGGCGGGAGTTCATCCCTCCAGGGGCGAAGGGCAATGGGACATGGCTCAATCAAAACATCGAGGAGTTCGTGCCCGCTTCCCGTCTGACCGAACTTTATGCTCAA TGCAAGGCCGCGAGATGCTTTGGGCAGGGTTGTTGTCGGACAAGCCAACAGAGACCCCGTGGTTCTTAGAGGGAGATTTTAATGTGATAGCTCAGGAGGAAGAGAAGCGAGGAGGGGTGCCATTCCGACTAAACGAAGGGTTGGAACTTGCGCGGTTCATGGTGGAAGCTGGA GCTCTGCAGATGGACTCTAGTTTCCTGGTGCAGCATTTGGCTAGGGATCCGTCGGATCACTCCCCGCTCTTGATGATCGCTTCTTCTCGTTTAGACCATAAACCGAAGCCTTTTCGTTTCCTCAATGTGTGGATCACAAAAACGGGGCTGCTAGATGTCATACGCGATGCATGGTCAGGGGAGTGTGGTGGCGCACTGTTAGGCATTTTAGCCTCCAAGTTGCGTGCAGTCAAGCACGCACTGAAGGGATGGTCTAGGGAGACCTTTGGGGATATCTTCAAGGCTGTTAAAGAGGCAGAGAGAGTAGTAAGGGAGGCGGAAGTGGCCCAGGAGCAAGACTCTTCTGACTCTGTGCAATGCGACCTAAAT GGCGACAGGAATTCTAAGTACTTCCATGCGGTGGTGGTAGAGAGGAGGAGCAGGGCTATCATTTATAGGATCCGTGGCTCTGATGGCTTTTGGGTAGAATCTAAGGATCTCATTGGCAGGGAGGCAGCCTCTTTTTTCCAGGGGCTTTTCACAGCAGAGTCGTCTCCCTCAACTTATGAGTTCTTGAACACCATCCCAAAGTTGGTGACAGATCAGGATAACTCCGAGTTAATAGAGCCTCCCACTTTGGCAGAAGTTAAGAAGGTGGTTTTCTCGATGGATAGAGAGAGTGCTGCTGGTCTTTACGGGGGAGTTTTTCACATTTGCTTGGGATGTGGTTGCGGAGGATGTCTACAAGGCggttttaagtttcttttgggGGCAGAGCTGCCAAGGAGCATTACCGCTACGAATATTGTTTTGATTCCTAAGGTTCAGTGTCTCCAGGACTTTACTCAGTACCGCCCGATAAGCGTctgtaattttataaataaagtGATTTCACGTATTTTGTTGGATCGGTTAGCTCCAATTTTACCCCGGCTCATCTCCTCTCAACAAAGTGGATTCGTCAAAGGGCGACAAATTGCAGACAACTTCCTACTGGCGCAAGAGTTGGTGACGGATATTGGAAAGCCGTCCCGTGGAGGAAATGTGGTAGTTAAGTTGGACATGATGAAATCTTACGATAGGGTGTCATGGTTTTTTCTGTTGCAGGTGATGCGGCGGTTCGGGTTCTCCGAGACATGGATTGATGCTATTTGGCGACTGGTCTCTAATGTTGGGTTTTCGATTCTGATCAACGGGACCCCCCAGGGGTTCTTCCGCTCAACGCGTGGGTTGAGACAGGGCGACCCACTATCTCCAGCCTTATTTGTACTTGGTGCAGAAGGTCTCTCTCGGGCGTTGACTGCTTTGGTTGAGCAGCGTCAGTTTCATCCGTTTAAGGTTCCGATCGGGTGCCCGATTATCACACATTTGGCATTTGCCGACGATGTGGTCATCTTCACTAGCGGATTAAAGTCTTCTTTGCGTCTCGTAGTGAGGGTTCTTGAAGATTATTGTGAGGTCTCGGGGCAGAAGATTAATAAGCAAAAAAGTGCTTTCCTTGTGCATCCCCGCATCTCACTGCACCGCTGCAGCATTATCAGGCAACTAACGGGTTTCCAGAAGAGAAGCTTCCCGATCCGGTATCTGGGTTGCCCGTTGTACACGGGTCGACGAAAGAAGGAGTATTTTGGGGAGGTTTGCAAGGCCATTGTCAGCCGAATTCTATCTTGGAAGCAGCGGATTTTATCGCCAGGGGGGAAGGTGGTGCTCCTCAAGCACGTCCTTTCCTCTCTGCCGATTCATCTATTGGCAGCAGCATCACCTCCCAAGGGAGTCTTACGGGAGATGGAGAGAGAGATGCCGGCATTTTTATGGGGCTCATCTGAGTTCAGCCCGAGGTTTCACTGGATTAAATGGGATGACTTGTGTCAGCCGTATGGTGAGGGGGGGTTGGGCCTCCGGCGGATAACTGAGGTCTATCAGGCATTCTCCATGAAGTTATGGTGGGCGTTCAGACAGGGTCGCTCGCTTTGGGCTTCGTTTATAGTGGCCAAGTATTGTAGGGGCCGGCACCCTTGCCTGGCAGAAGAGAGGGTAGGGAGTTCTCTTACTTGGAGGCGGATGTGTACAGTCCAAGGGGTAATGGAGGAAAATATCAGTTGGATAGTTCGTTCAGGGACAATGGATTTCTAG